The proteins below come from a single Comamonas antarctica genomic window:
- a CDS encoding acetyl-CoA carboxylase family protein — translation MKRILVANRGEIAIRVLRAARDMGIEGIAVYSSDDANSQHRIVADAAVALAGTGPAAYIDIGAIIAAAKSQECDAIHPGYGFLSERSDFALACAEAGITFIGPAIEHLALFGDKGAALQLARECEVPVMPATHGGATLEEICGFFDEQGGVGIVIKAVGGGGGRGMRVVKTRAEIPELYARCRSEAMSAFGVDALYAERLVNRARHIEVQIAGDGVHVVALGDRDCTLQRRFQKVVEIAPSPVLTAQLRARILAAAKQLASRVKYLSLGTFEFLVEEDEQGMQTDFVFIEANPRLQVEHTITEQVTGIDLVALQMGLAQGRSLESLGLDPANPPQLKGYAIQVRVTAESTDETGMARPAHGRLERFDPPAGPDVRVDTHAYSGYSPAPAFDTLLAKLIVSSPSPDFASAVRRLRRSLAEFRIVGVPTNIHLLRAIVGRGDFEQQHNHTRYLESILPELLAAAALLKTQQQEKDALIGEMGRQASAPAVAAQAMHSPLEEGQVATRAPLSGRIVEVSVGVNESVRQGQAIAVIEAMKMEHSIVAEFDGRVLEVRTVKGEQALEGDVLVVMEPEGSSAGAASDSQAVDLDTVRPDLQAVLDRHAVLYDAARPEAVAKRRARGQRTARENIADLCDDNSFVEYGALVVAAQASRRTKEDLIANTPADGIVTGIANINGAEFGYESSLSAVMAYDATVLAGTQGKRNHIKTDRLVERARRDELPLVLFAEGGGGRPGDVDFPFVSGLYQPAFAALAELSGEVPLVGLVSGRCFAGNAAFLGVCDVIIADKSANIGMAGPAMIEGGGLGIFKPEEVGPAPVQYANGVIDILVENEAQAVVAAKHYLSMFQGRLKDWSAPNPMALRHVVPENRLRVYDSRKAIEGIADIGSVLMLRSGFGHGMHTALARVEGQPVGIIANNPQHLGGAIDADAADKAARFMNLCDVHGLPIISLIDTPGFMVGPDEEAKAQVRHVSRMFVTAAKLRVAILAIALRKGYGLGAMAMAGGGFLSASCAVSWPTGEFGPMGLEGSIQLGFKKELESVPDGPQRRALYDQLVARAYERGHAINVASTTEIDAVIDPAETRTWIRQGIASASLRAGRPRRSFVDTW, via the coding sequence ATGAAAAGAATTTTGGTTGCAAACCGTGGCGAGATTGCCATTCGCGTCCTGCGTGCAGCGCGTGATATGGGCATTGAAGGCATTGCCGTCTACTCCAGCGACGACGCGAACTCCCAGCATCGCATCGTGGCCGATGCGGCCGTGGCGTTGGCCGGCACCGGACCGGCCGCCTATATCGATATCGGCGCCATCATTGCCGCCGCCAAGAGCCAGGAGTGCGACGCGATTCATCCGGGCTACGGCTTTCTCAGCGAGCGATCCGATTTCGCCCTGGCCTGCGCCGAAGCGGGAATCACGTTCATCGGCCCGGCCATCGAGCATCTGGCGCTGTTCGGTGACAAGGGCGCAGCGCTGCAACTCGCCAGGGAATGCGAAGTCCCGGTCATGCCCGCGACGCACGGCGGCGCCACACTCGAGGAGATCTGCGGATTCTTCGACGAACAGGGCGGCGTGGGAATCGTCATCAAGGCGGTGGGCGGCGGCGGGGGCCGCGGCATGCGCGTCGTCAAGACCCGCGCCGAGATCCCGGAGCTTTACGCCCGCTGCCGTTCCGAGGCGATGTCGGCGTTTGGCGTCGATGCACTGTATGCGGAGCGACTCGTCAATCGTGCGCGCCATATCGAAGTGCAGATCGCGGGAGACGGCGTCCATGTCGTGGCGCTCGGCGACCGCGACTGCACGCTACAGCGCCGCTTTCAGAAAGTGGTCGAGATTGCGCCCAGCCCCGTGCTCACGGCGCAGCTGCGCGCGCGCATTCTCGCGGCGGCCAAGCAACTGGCTTCCCGGGTGAAATACCTGAGCCTGGGGACCTTCGAGTTCCTCGTCGAGGAAGACGAGCAGGGCATGCAGACCGACTTCGTCTTCATCGAGGCCAATCCACGCCTGCAGGTCGAACACACGATCACCGAGCAGGTCACCGGCATCGACCTGGTGGCCTTGCAGATGGGACTTGCGCAGGGACGCAGTCTCGAAAGCCTGGGGCTGGACCCGGCCAACCCACCCCAGCTCAAGGGCTACGCCATCCAGGTCCGCGTCACGGCGGAGTCCACGGACGAGACTGGCATGGCGCGCCCTGCGCATGGGCGCCTGGAGCGCTTCGATCCGCCAGCGGGTCCGGACGTACGCGTCGATACCCACGCCTACAGCGGATATTCTCCAGCGCCGGCCTTCGATACGCTGTTGGCCAAATTGATCGTCTCCAGCCCCAGCCCGGACTTCGCGAGCGCGGTCCGACGTCTGCGCCGCAGCCTGGCCGAATTCAGAATTGTCGGGGTGCCCACCAACATCCATCTGTTGCGGGCCATCGTGGGCCGCGGCGACTTCGAACAGCAGCACAACCATACGCGCTATCTGGAATCGATTCTTCCCGAATTGCTGGCCGCTGCCGCGCTGCTCAAGACCCAGCAGCAAGAAAAGGACGCGCTGATCGGTGAAATGGGCCGGCAGGCCAGCGCGCCGGCAGTGGCCGCGCAAGCAATGCATTCGCCGCTGGAAGAGGGGCAAGTGGCGACCCGTGCGCCGTTGAGCGGGCGCATCGTCGAAGTTTCCGTCGGCGTGAATGAATCCGTGCGGCAAGGTCAGGCCATCGCGGTGATAGAGGCGATGAAGATGGAACACTCCATCGTCGCGGAATTCGACGGGCGCGTGCTGGAAGTAAGGACGGTGAAGGGCGAGCAGGCGTTGGAAGGCGACGTTCTGGTGGTGATGGAGCCCGAGGGCAGCAGCGCCGGTGCGGCCAGCGACAGCCAGGCCGTGGATCTGGATACCGTGCGTCCCGACCTGCAAGCGGTGCTGGACCGCCATGCGGTGCTGTATGACGCGGCGCGGCCCGAGGCCGTGGCAAAACGGCGCGCGCGTGGGCAGCGCACGGCCCGGGAAAATATTGCCGACCTGTGCGACGACAATTCTTTCGTCGAGTACGGTGCCCTGGTGGTCGCGGCGCAGGCCAGCCGCCGCACCAAGGAGGACCTGATTGCGAACACCCCGGCGGATGGCATCGTGACCGGCATCGCCAATATCAACGGCGCTGAATTCGGCTACGAAAGCTCGCTCAGCGCCGTCATGGCTTACGACGCCACGGTGCTGGCGGGGACCCAGGGCAAACGCAATCACATCAAGACGGATCGATTGGTGGAGCGCGCGCGCCGCGATGAACTGCCATTGGTGCTGTTTGCCGAGGGCGGCGGCGGCCGGCCCGGCGATGTGGACTTCCCCTTTGTCTCCGGTCTCTACCAGCCCGCGTTTGCCGCGCTGGCCGAGCTCAGCGGCGAGGTCCCGCTGGTAGGCCTGGTGTCCGGACGCTGCTTCGCCGGAAATGCGGCCTTCCTGGGCGTCTGCGACGTCATCATCGCAGACAAAAGCGCCAACATCGGCATGGCCGGCCCGGCCATGATCGAAGGCGGTGGCCTGGGCATCTTCAAGCCCGAGGAAGTGGGGCCGGCACCGGTGCAGTACGCGAATGGCGTGATCGACATCCTGGTCGAGAACGAGGCGCAGGCCGTGGTCGCCGCCAAGCACTATCTGTCCATGTTCCAGGGCCGGCTGAAGGACTGGTCGGCGCCGAATCCGATGGCGCTGCGCCATGTGGTTCCGGAAAACCGCCTGCGTGTCTACGACAGCCGCAAGGCGATCGAAGGAATTGCCGACATCGGCAGCGTGCTGATGCTGCGCTCGGGGTTTGGCCACGGCATGCATACGGCGCTGGCGCGCGTCGAAGGCCAGCCCGTGGGCATCATTGCCAACAACCCCCAGCATCTGGGGGGCGCCATCGATGCCGATGCGGCCGACAAGGCAGCGCGCTTCATGAATCTCTGCGATGTGCATGGCCTGCCCATCATTTCCCTGATCGACACTCCGGGCTTCATGGTCGGCCCCGACGAGGAGGCCAAGGCCCAGGTGCGTCATGTCTCGCGCATGTTCGTCACCGCGGCGAAGCTCAGGGTCGCCATCCTGGCGATTGCGCTGCGCAAAGGCTATGGCCTGGGCGCCATGGCCATGGCGGGCGGGGGCTTTCTGTCCGCGAGCTGCGCCGTGTCCTGGCCCACGGGCGAGTTTGGTCCCATGGGGCTCGAAGGCTCGATCCAGCTGGGATTCAAGAAGGAACTGGAGAGCGTTCCCGACGGCCCGCAGCGGCGGGCGCTCTACGACCAGCTCGTGGCCAGAGCCTATGAGCGCGGCCATGCGATCAATGTCGCCTCCACCACGGAAATCGACGCGGTCATCGATCCGGCCGAGACCCGGACCTGGATACGCCAGGGCATCGCCTCCGCATCGCTGCGCGCCGGCCGGCCCCGCCGCTCCTTTGTCGACACCTGGTGA
- a CDS encoding PaaI family thioesterase: MNHIGLESISLQGDCCHTRLRLQRVLVNSRGDIHGGALMSALDFSLGVVACAHDPINVGAATIDMNTHFYEPAAADVDVFAICKRRGKRIAFCEGEVKDAQGNVLAAARAVFKLVPRAP; this comes from the coding sequence ATGAACCATATCGGACTCGAGAGCATCAGCCTGCAGGGGGACTGCTGCCATACCCGCCTGAGGCTGCAGCGCGTACTGGTCAACAGCCGCGGCGACATCCACGGCGGAGCCCTGATGAGTGCGCTGGACTTCAGCCTGGGCGTCGTGGCATGCGCGCACGACCCAATCAACGTGGGTGCTGCAACCATCGACATGAACACCCATTTCTACGAGCCCGCGGCAGCGGATGTCGATGTGTTCGCGATCTGCAAGCGCCGCGGCAAGCGCATCGCCTTTTGCGAGGGCGAGGTCAAGGACGCACAGGGCAATGTACTGGCCGCCGCGAGGGCGGTGTTCAAGCTGGTGCCGCGCGCGCCCTAG
- a CDS encoding bifunctional GNAT family N-acetyltransferase/nucleoside diphosphate kinase regulator, translated as MSKPFISLSPEITRANALDLMDWLEDESVVRYLSDSRDVSRFIGQVIDRVQLPVLTHLFNQGGRFFMACDRHDVPVGFVRLVKTGPDCEIVLVIGDRDNWGRRLGASALREGMKLAFFDMRAEKLVARIHADNARSLQAFVRCDFLLESETPTLKSFSMTSQRYLRFLRESAVDDPTGIYITEIDRARLRSVLEFEQGGAAVDLEHEIERAMLVDAQQVARNVVTMNSRARLLLDDEAVEVALVYPQDADASAGKLSVCSEIGTAILGYKEGDAIDWRIPDRTRRISIEKLLYQPEAAGDFHL; from the coding sequence ATGAGCAAGCCTTTCATTTCTCTGAGTCCCGAGATCACCCGGGCAAACGCGCTGGATCTGATGGATTGGCTGGAGGACGAGAGCGTGGTTCGCTATCTGAGCGATTCGCGCGATGTCTCCCGCTTCATCGGGCAGGTCATCGACAGGGTCCAGCTGCCTGTCCTGACCCATCTGTTCAATCAAGGGGGCCGGTTTTTCATGGCCTGCGACCGGCATGACGTGCCCGTAGGTTTTGTCCGGCTCGTCAAGACCGGCCCGGATTGCGAAATCGTCCTGGTCATTGGCGATCGCGACAATTGGGGCCGGCGGCTGGGCGCCAGCGCCCTTCGCGAAGGCATGAAGCTGGCGTTCTTCGACATGCGCGCCGAGAAGCTCGTCGCCAGGATCCACGCGGACAATGCGCGCTCCTTGCAGGCCTTTGTGCGCTGCGACTTCCTGCTGGAAAGCGAGACGCCGACGCTGAAGTCGTTTTCCATGACTTCGCAGCGCTATCTCCGGTTCCTGCGCGAAAGCGCCGTGGATGACCCCACGGGCATCTATATCACCGAGATCGACCGTGCCCGGCTCAGGAGTGTGCTTGAGTTCGAGCAGGGCGGCGCTGCCGTCGACCTGGAGCATGAAATCGAGCGAGCCATGCTGGTCGATGCGCAGCAGGTGGCGCGCAATGTGGTCACCATGAACTCCAGGGCCCGCTTGCTGCTCGACGACGAGGCCGTGGAAGTCGCACTTGTCTACCCGCAGGACGCGGACGCAAGTGCCGGCAAGCTGTCGGTATGCTCCGAGATCGGCACCGCGATCCTGGGCTACAAGGAGGGCGATGCGATCGACTGGCGGATTCCGGACCGCACCCGCCGTATCTCGATTGAAAAGCTGCTTTATCAGCCTGAAGCGGCGGGTGATTTTCACCTGTAG
- a CDS encoding DUF1624 domain-containing protein — protein sequence MPAQATTTRLGAIDSLRGLVIVFMLLDHVRETFFLHQQVTDPMVVAETPPDLFFSRLLAHLCAPVFVFPTGLSAFLYGSRHGDAGRAAASAFLFKRGLFLVLLEVTVVNFAWTFQFPPAKVFLQVIWVIGLSMMALSALLWLPRRALIALGVVLVAGHNLLDTLHFPAGHAMYVPWAVLHDRGWIELSESLRLRTSYPLLPWIGVIALGYAAGPWFGTGVDAAQRQRRLLGWGLGLIAGFMVLRTLNFYGDKPWVGGETGLQTLMGFVNITKYPPSLLFIALTLGIGLLLLRAFDRRPGVAWLRPLAVFGAAPMFFYVLHLYLLKFLYLGAEATWGRNHGGYFGFDGMDGVWLCTLVLAVALYPVVKSFAAFKARRRDLAWLKYL from the coding sequence ATGCCGGCACAGGCCACCACCACCCGCCTTGGCGCGATCGATTCTTTGCGCGGCCTGGTGATCGTGTTCATGCTGCTCGACCATGTGCGCGAGACCTTTTTCCTGCACCAGCAGGTGACCGACCCGATGGTGGTGGCCGAAACGCCGCCCGATCTTTTCTTCAGCCGCCTGCTGGCGCACCTGTGCGCGCCGGTGTTCGTGTTTCCCACGGGCCTGTCGGCCTTTCTGTATGGCAGCCGCCATGGCGATGCGGGCCGCGCCGCGGCCTCGGCCTTTCTGTTCAAGCGCGGGCTCTTTTTGGTGCTGCTGGAGGTCACCGTCGTCAACTTCGCCTGGACCTTCCAGTTCCCGCCGGCCAAGGTGTTCCTGCAGGTGATCTGGGTGATCGGCCTGTCGATGATGGCGCTGTCCGCGCTGCTGTGGCTGCCGCGCCGGGCGCTGATCGCTTTGGGCGTAGTGCTGGTGGCAGGCCACAACCTGCTCGATACGCTGCACTTCCCGGCGGGCCATGCGATGTACGTGCCCTGGGCCGTGCTGCATGACCGCGGCTGGATCGAGCTGTCCGAATCGCTGCGACTGCGCACCTCCTACCCTCTGCTGCCGTGGATTGGCGTGATCGCGCTCGGCTATGCCGCCGGGCCGTGGTTCGGGACGGGCGTGGATGCAGCGCAGCGCCAGCGCCGGCTGCTGGGCTGGGGTTTGGGCCTCATTGCCGGCTTCATGGTGCTGCGCACGTTGAACTTCTACGGCGACAAGCCCTGGGTGGGCGGCGAGACGGGATTGCAGACGCTGATGGGCTTCGTCAACATCACCAAGTACCCGCCCTCGCTGCTGTTCATCGCGCTCACCCTGGGCATCGGTCTGCTGCTGCTGCGCGCCTTCGACCGCCGTCCCGGCGTAGCCTGGCTGCGGCCGTTGGCGGTGTTTGGCGCGGCGCCGATGTTCTTCTACGTCTTGCACCTGTATCTGCTCAAGTTCCTCTACCTCGGCGCCGAGGCGACCTGGGGCCGCAACCACGGCGGGTACTTCGGCTTCGACGGCATGGACGGCGTGTGGCTGTGCACGCTGGTGCTGGCGGTGGCGCTGTACCCCGTGGTCAAGTCCTTCGCCGCCTTCAAGGCGCGGCGCAGGGACCTGGCCTGGCTCAAGTACCTGTGA
- a CDS encoding Bug family tripartite tricarboxylate transporter substrate binding protein — MKKNAVSMRTAALLVVAGLSAVGAHAWPDKTIKLITPSTPGGPPDAYARALSDQLAKELGQSVIVENMPAVGGMVALQGMARTPADGYTLVVGTAGALTITPHANPKARYQPADFTPICQGVEAGLVLASHPGIPAKDFQELAQWIKAQKTPPTYSSFAPGSPAHFLGYQLSEALKVEMTHVPYRSSPAQITDMLGGTAPLGFVQTATAAPHIKAGKLRAYVNTAGQRSADLADVPTVAEAGMPQLQTTVWFGLSGPKGLPAPVVQRLTEAHQKIAASPEFRQRMAMSNLSPTPGICGDKFLAKMNEESARWARIVKSTGFVAD; from the coding sequence ATGAAGAAAAACGCCGTTTCGATGCGTACCGCAGCCCTGTTGGTCGTTGCCGGCTTGAGCGCCGTGGGTGCCCATGCCTGGCCAGACAAGACCATCAAGCTGATCACCCCGTCCACGCCCGGTGGTCCGCCCGACGCTTACGCGCGTGCGCTGTCCGATCAGCTGGCCAAGGAGCTCGGGCAGTCGGTCATCGTCGAGAACATGCCGGCGGTGGGTGGAATGGTGGCCTTGCAGGGCATGGCGCGCACGCCGGCCGATGGCTACACGCTGGTGGTCGGCACGGCGGGCGCCTTGACCATCACGCCCCATGCCAATCCCAAGGCCCGCTACCAGCCTGCGGACTTCACCCCCATCTGCCAGGGCGTCGAGGCCGGCCTGGTGCTCGCCAGTCACCCCGGCATTCCGGCAAAGGACTTCCAGGAGCTGGCCCAGTGGATCAAGGCGCAGAAAACCCCGCCGACCTACTCGTCGTTCGCGCCCGGCTCGCCCGCGCATTTTCTCGGCTACCAGCTGTCCGAGGCGCTGAAGGTGGAGATGACCCATGTGCCTTACCGAAGCAGCCCGGCGCAGATCACCGACATGCTCGGCGGCACGGCGCCGCTGGGCTTCGTGCAGACAGCCACGGCCGCGCCGCACATCAAGGCCGGCAAGCTGCGCGCCTACGTCAACACCGCGGGCCAGCGCAGCGCGGATCTCGCCGACGTGCCCACCGTGGCCGAGGCCGGTATGCCGCAGCTCCAGACCACCGTGTGGTTCGGGCTGTCGGGCCCCAAGGGCCTGCCCGCGCCCGTGGTCCAGCGCCTGACCGAGGCGCATCAGAAGATCGCTGCCTCGCCGGAATTCCGCCAGCGGATGGCGATGTCGAATTTGTCGCCGACGCCCGGCATCTGCGGGGACAAGTTCCTGGCGAAGATGAACGAGGAGTCGGCCCGGTGGGCCCGTATCGTCAAGTCGACCGGGTTTGTCGCGGACTGA
- a CDS encoding sulfatase family protein, with protein MRPNIIFIVADDLGFADLGCYGGRDAAFGKVSPNLDRLAAGGLRMTQGYSNSPVCSPTRFALMTMRYQYRLRGGLEEPISSRSKGNPRLGLPPEIPTLPSLLREAGYSTALVGKWHLGYPPACGPQRSGYDDFYGIMAGGVDYFSHCSGSGDHDLFEGEDERHDVGYLTDLLSQRAVEHVHSRAPAARAGTPFFLSLHYTAPHWPWETRDDAHLAAEVASNLFHLDGGDVETYRRMIHHMDEGIGQLMQALRDEGLLDDTLIVFTSDNGGERFSDNWPLVGGKMDLTEGGIRVPWIAHWPAGIPAGATSEQLCMSMDWSATLLEIGGGRAHPDYPIDGVSLAKILHDPSQCIERPLYWRMNHRHQRALRKGDWKYLKVDGNEYLFNIARDARERANLAHRHPDRFDQLRAEWQAWEQTVPPVPEDAGVSLGYSAKDMPQR; from the coding sequence ATGCGCCCCAATATCATCTTCATCGTCGCCGACGACCTCGGTTTCGCGGACCTGGGCTGCTATGGCGGCCGTGACGCGGCCTTCGGCAAGGTCTCGCCGAATCTGGACCGCCTTGCCGCAGGCGGCCTGCGCATGACGCAGGGCTACAGCAATTCGCCGGTGTGCTCGCCCACCCGTTTTGCGCTGATGACCATGCGCTACCAGTACCGGCTGCGCGGCGGGCTGGAGGAACCCATCAGCAGCCGCAGCAAGGGCAACCCCAGGCTCGGCCTGCCGCCGGAGATTCCCACGCTGCCTTCGCTGCTGCGCGAAGCGGGATATTCCACGGCGCTGGTGGGCAAATGGCACCTGGGCTACCCGCCGGCCTGCGGGCCGCAGCGCTCGGGCTACGATGATTTCTACGGCATCATGGCCGGCGGCGTGGATTACTTCAGCCACTGCTCCGGCAGCGGCGACCATGACCTTTTCGAGGGCGAAGACGAGCGCCACGATGTCGGCTACCTCACCGACCTCTTGTCGCAGCGCGCGGTCGAGCATGTCCACTCGCGTGCGCCAGCGGCGCGCGCCGGCACGCCTTTCTTCCTGAGCCTGCACTACACGGCTCCCCACTGGCCCTGGGAGACGCGCGACGACGCGCATCTTGCGGCCGAGGTTGCATCCAACCTGTTCCACCTGGACGGTGGCGATGTCGAAACCTATCGCCGCATGATCCACCACATGGACGAAGGCATAGGGCAGTTGATGCAGGCGCTGCGCGACGAGGGCTTGCTCGACGACACCTTGATCGTTTTCACCAGCGACAACGGCGGCGAGCGCTTCTCCGACAACTGGCCATTGGTTGGCGGCAAGATGGACCTCACCGAGGGCGGAATCCGTGTTCCCTGGATCGCGCATTGGCCCGCCGGCATCCCGGCAGGCGCCACCAGCGAGCAGCTTTGCATGAGCATGGATTGGTCGGCAACGCTGTTGGAGATTGGCGGTGGCCGCGCGCACCCCGACTACCCCATCGACGGCGTATCGCTGGCCAAGATTCTGCACGACCCCTCGCAGTGCATCGAACGGCCGCTCTACTGGCGCATGAACCACCGCCATCAGCGCGCGTTGCGCAAGGGCGACTGGAAGTACCTGAAGGTCGACGGCAACGAATACCTTTTCAACATCGCCCGGGACGCGCGCGAGCGTGCGAACCTGGCGCACAGGCACCCCGACAGGTTCGATCAGCTGCGCGCCGAGTGGCAAGCCTGGGAGCAGACCGTTCCCCCGGTGCCCGAAGATGCCGGAGTCAGCCTGGGCTACTCGGCGAAAGACATGCCCCAGCGCTGA
- a CDS encoding LysR family transcriptional regulator — translation MDPRHLVQLATILEKGSITQASKHLHLTQPTLTHNMQTLEMQAGGTLFERSRHGVRSTPLGEMFAREGRAISRRLQEVAEVTARHRHGIHRQLRIGTGPLVGAALLGDVVRETLLRCPELALSVQSDRPHLLVEQLIDGRHDLVIAPSWLERPPPGIERLPLIDDVLGVFCGATHPLAAQGALKNADDLRWISLGSTSPFDQEVREMLRSVGVPRARVDLAVMGEAFMLLDILSQGQHLAVLSRFALRQLAPRFALVEMATPGAAKPRPIYVWCRSEALEDRATAQVTAVVQEVAARQLARIHPALGQAVHHRAAPAKGSDGAGLNGENV, via the coding sequence ATGGATCCTCGGCATCTGGTGCAGCTCGCCACAATCCTCGAAAAGGGGTCGATCACGCAGGCCAGCAAACATCTGCACCTGACCCAGCCCACGCTCACGCACAACATGCAGACCCTGGAGATGCAGGCGGGCGGGACCTTGTTCGAGCGCAGCCGCCATGGCGTGCGAAGCACGCCTCTGGGCGAGATGTTTGCGCGCGAGGGCCGCGCCATTTCGCGGCGGCTGCAGGAGGTTGCCGAGGTCACAGCCCGGCATCGCCACGGCATTCACCGCCAGTTGCGCATCGGCACCGGCCCGCTCGTCGGTGCGGCCTTGCTGGGCGACGTGGTGCGGGAGACCTTGCTGCGCTGTCCTGAGCTCGCGCTGTCGGTGCAAAGCGACCGCCCGCACCTGCTTGTCGAGCAGCTCATCGACGGGCGCCACGACCTGGTGATTGCGCCTTCCTGGCTTGAGCGTCCGCCCCCCGGCATCGAGCGCCTCCCCTTGATCGACGACGTTCTGGGCGTGTTCTGCGGTGCCACGCATCCCTTGGCGGCGCAGGGCGCGCTGAAGAATGCCGACGACCTGCGCTGGATCAGCCTGGGCTCGACCTCTCCATTCGACCAGGAGGTTCGCGAGATGCTGCGCTCCGTCGGCGTGCCGCGCGCGCGCGTCGACCTGGCCGTCATGGGTGAAGCGTTCATGCTCCTGGACATCCTGTCCCAGGGCCAGCACCTGGCAGTGCTTTCGCGCTTTGCGCTGCGCCAGCTGGCGCCACGCTTCGCGCTGGTGGAGATGGCAACGCCAGGCGCGGCCAAACCGCGGCCGATCTACGTCTGGTGCCGCTCGGAAGCGCTTGAAGACAGGGCCACGGCCCAGGTGACTGCCGTTGTGCAAGAGGTGGCGGCACGCCAGCTGGCGCGCATTCATCCGGCCTTGGGCCAGGCGGTGCACCATCGCGCTGCACCGGCCAAGGGGTCTGATGGTGCCGGCCTGAATGGCGAAAACGTCTAG
- a CDS encoding AraC family transcriptional regulator, with product MLSRPVHGHAESLPNQVLGYRHRHAWIQFAYAAEGVLEVRTDAGRFVAPPQRGVWIPAGVAHRVVCAERTCVRSLYIGDAAQLAAPSRCRVLEVSPLLRELIRTFSSVPVNYAPGSADERLAVVLLDQLASAREVDLILPMPADLQLRQLCRSVQARPSHRIHLSVWSERFGVSEKTLSRRFLRETGLTYRVWDMRMRLLSALPGLERGERVTDVALACGYDSLSAFISAFAKLFDATPGEFFDRAAPQRKSADG from the coding sequence GTGCTTTCCCGGCCCGTGCACGGGCATGCCGAATCGCTGCCCAACCAGGTGCTGGGCTACCGGCATCGGCATGCCTGGATCCAGTTCGCCTATGCGGCCGAGGGCGTGCTCGAGGTGCGCACCGACGCCGGCCGCTTTGTTGCGCCGCCCCAGCGCGGGGTCTGGATTCCCGCCGGGGTGGCACACCGGGTGGTCTGTGCCGAGCGCACCTGCGTGCGCAGCCTGTACATCGGCGATGCAGCGCAGCTTGCAGCACCCAGCCGCTGCCGCGTGCTCGAAGTGAGCCCGCTGCTACGCGAGCTCATTCGGACCTTCAGCAGCGTGCCGGTCAACTACGCGCCCGGCAGCGCGGATGAGCGCCTTGCCGTGGTCCTGCTCGACCAGCTCGCCAGCGCACGCGAGGTGGACCTGATATTGCCGATGCCCGCCGATCTGCAGCTGCGCCAGCTGTGCCGCAGCGTGCAGGCCAGGCCAAGCCACCGAATCCATTTGAGCGTGTGGAGCGAGCGCTTCGGCGTGTCCGAGAAGACGCTGAGCCGCCGCTTCCTGCGCGAGACGGGCCTGACCTACCGGGTCTGGGACATGCGCATGCGATTGCTGAGCGCACTGCCGGGCCTCGAGCGCGGCGAGCGCGTGACCGACGTTGCGCTGGCCTGCGGCTACGACTCGCTCTCGGCGTTCATTTCCGCCTTCGCCAAGCTGTTTGATGCCACGCCCGGGGAGTTCTTCGACCGAGCGGCGCCGCAGCGCAAGTCCGCGGACGGGTGA
- a CDS encoding bile acid:sodium symporter family protein, with protein sequence MRVLKTLFDRFTLALLAVMLAATVLPCEGAGAVVFEILTSLAIGLLFFLHGARLSPQDVRSGAGHWRLHALVFFCTFVMFPLIGFALKPLVSPWLGAELYLGLLYLCALPATVQSAIAFTSLARGNVPAAICSAAASSLLGIFLTPLLVYLLIGVDGANMGLDAVLKIVFQLLVPFVLGQLARRWIAGWVEKHRGWLKVVDQGAILLVVYTAFSEATVYGLWHSVPWQRLALLAVVCCMLLALVLWLTHALAKHLGFNVEDRITILFAGSKKSMATGVPMAQILFSASAVGAIILPLMLFHQIQLMVCAMLAPHFARRGDRVRAEG encoded by the coding sequence ATGAGAGTCCTCAAAACGCTTTTTGACCGTTTCACCCTGGCCTTGCTGGCCGTGATGCTTGCCGCGACCGTGCTGCCCTGCGAGGGCGCGGGCGCAGTGGTGTTCGAAATCCTGACCTCGCTGGCGATCGGGCTGCTGTTCTTTCTGCACGGCGCCAGGCTGTCGCCGCAGGATGTTCGCAGCGGCGCCGGCCACTGGCGCCTGCATGCGCTGGTGTTCTTCTGCACCTTCGTGATGTTTCCGCTGATCGGCTTCGCGCTCAAGCCCCTGGTCTCGCCCTGGCTGGGCGCGGAACTGTACCTGGGCCTGCTTTACCTCTGCGCGCTGCCTGCGACCGTGCAATCGGCGATTGCCTTCACCTCGCTGGCGCGGGGCAACGTGCCCGCCGCGATCTGCAGTGCTGCGGCATCGAGCCTGCTGGGTATTTTCCTCACGCCGCTGCTGGTGTATCTGCTGATCGGGGTCGATGGCGCCAACATGGGGCTGGATGCCGTGCTCAAGATCGTCTTTCAGCTGCTCGTGCCTTTTGTGCTGGGGCAACTGGCGCGGCGCTGGATCGCCGGCTGGGTGGAGAAGCACCGCGGGTGGCTCAAGGTGGTGGACCAGGGCGCGATCCTGCTGGTCGTGTACACGGCCTTCAGCGAAGCCACGGTCTACGGACTCTGGCATTCGGTGCCATGGCAAAGGCTCGCGCTGCTCGCCGTCGTCTGCTGCATGCTGCTGGCGCTGGTGCTCTGGCTGACGCATGCGCTGGCGAAACACCTGGGATTCAACGTCGAAGACCGGATCACCATTCTTTTCGCGGGCTCGAAGAAAAGCATGGCCACGGGCGTGCCCATGGCCCAGATCCTGTTCTCGGCCAGCGCGGTGGGCGCGATCATCCTGCCGCTGATGCTTTTCCATCAAATCCAGCTGATGGTCTGCGCCATGCTCGCACCCCATTTCGCGCGCCGCGGCGACCGCGTGCGGGCAGAGGGTTGA